From one Dehalobacter sp. 12DCB1 genomic stretch:
- a CDS encoding Uma2 family endonuclease gives MPIDKNLMTAQALAEALDLSTETIWKYTREKKIPFIELNGKQYRYILTDVIHALTNTASAVQEKSNEYTAESSRKLTYEDYLKIPDEPGYRIEILEGIMMKEPSPNVSHQHVLLRLTWILEDYFRGNDPEGEVFVAPLDVTLLDINVVQPDIFYVSGQQKQIIKEARINGQPTIVVEIISPSSRRKDRLQKLQIYQKTKIPHYWLVDPAEKTLECFVLRDGSYVLAAAGMDEDVVDLPYFTGLSIPLKSLW, from the coding sequence ATGCCAATAGACAAGAATCTTATGACTGCCCAAGCGTTGGCTGAAGCACTCGATCTTTCAACAGAAACTATTTGGAAATATACGCGAGAGAAAAAAATACCATTCATTGAATTGAATGGCAAGCAGTATCGTTATATATTGACGGATGTCATCCATGCACTTACAAATACTGCCTCAGCAGTGCAGGAAAAATCAAACGAATACACTGCAGAATCTTCTAGGAAGCTGACTTACGAAGACTATCTGAAGATACCGGATGAACCCGGCTACCGCATCGAAATTCTCGAAGGTATTATGATGAAAGAACCTTCTCCAAATGTTAGCCACCAACATGTTTTGCTTCGGTTGACATGGATTCTTGAAGATTATTTTCGGGGAAATGATCCCGAAGGCGAAGTATTTGTGGCACCTCTTGATGTAACATTATTAGATATCAACGTGGTCCAGCCCGACATTTTTTACGTTTCCGGGCAGCAAAAACAGATCATCAAAGAAGCCCGTATCAATGGCCAGCCAACAATCGTGGTTGAAATCATTTCCCCATCCAGCAGGCGCAAAGATCGTCTGCAGAAGCTGCAGATTTACCAAAAGACCAAGATCCCACATTACTGGCTGGTCGATCCGGCTGAGAAAACCCTCGAATGTTTTGTACTGAGGGATGGTTCCTACGTCTTAGCTGCAGCAGGTATGGATGAAGATGTTGTAGATCTTCCATATTTCACTGGTTTATCTATTCCATTGAAATCATTATGGTAG